The proteins below are encoded in one region of Terriglobia bacterium:
- a CDS encoding TolC family protein, with product MRWGKTMVPAALIAALCPVARAAAGEGPAEVRMTLTEAVEHALEKNEGLVVELESLRSAEAALAGARGAYDPLFEVQGSWERASLPVNSAFSGAPDGRLAPTNRSLGADASVRQLLPTGGEVSVRASAARQTTDGTFTLLSPAYDTSVGVELRQPLLRGRALDAARLNLKVTAAERSRAVASLRREVTETVAAVERTYWALVAAREDVGVREEAVRLAEEQLRETKLRIEKGAAPETEAAQPNSE from the coding sequence GTGAGATGGGGAAAGACGATGGTTCCGGCCGCGCTGATCGCGGCGCTCTGCCCCGTGGCGCGCGCCGCGGCGGGCGAGGGCCCTGCCGAGGTCCGCATGACGTTGACCGAGGCGGTCGAGCACGCCCTCGAGAAGAACGAGGGGCTCGTCGTCGAGCTGGAGTCGCTGCGCTCCGCCGAGGCCGCGCTGGCCGGGGCGCGCGGCGCCTACGATCCGCTCTTCGAGGTCCAGGGGAGCTGGGAGCGCGCGAGCCTGCCGGTGAATTCCGCGTTCTCGGGCGCTCCCGACGGACGGCTCGCTCCCACGAACCGTTCCCTGGGCGCCGATGCGTCGGTGCGGCAGCTGCTCCCGACCGGCGGCGAGGTCTCGGTCCGGGCTTCCGCGGCGCGTCAAACGACGGACGGGACGTTCACGCTCCTCTCGCCCGCGTACGACACGTCGGTCGGAGTCGAGCTGCGGCAGCCGCTCCTGCGGGGGCGCGCGCTCGACGCGGCCCGCCTGAACCTCAAGGTCACCGCCGCGGAGCGGTCGCGAGCCGTGGCATCGCTGCGGCGCGAGGTGACCGAGACCGTCGCCGCCGTGGAGCGAACCTACTGGGCGCTGGTCGCCGCGCGCGAGGATGTCGGCGTCCGCGAGGAGGCGGTCCGGCTCGCCGAGGAGCAGCTCAGGGAGACCAAGCTCCGCATCGAGAAGGGGGCCGCGCCGGAGACCGAGGCCGCGCAGCCGAACTCCGAATAG